In the Corynebacterium suedekumii genome, one interval contains:
- a CDS encoding HAD family hydrolase: MNTPRLIASDVDGTLLTPQDRITPRVRDAIVRAVGEGTEVALATGRPHRWIFPVLDQLPIRPVCVTANGAVLYDSANDRVIRSHVLDPDTMAEILESAREAFAPFGGISIGCERAGESAFDPEEESFVVDPNFLHTWEAQGFGVQPAHEVIAAPAVKLILRNESMTAPEMYEVLFPFIDPEVAHVTFSMNEGLLEVAAPGVTKALGVATLAEMHGVDQADVVCVGDMPNDIEMLQWAGLGVAMGNARPEVKDAADLVTGTNEESGVAQLLERWF; the protein is encoded by the coding sequence GTGAACACCCCCAGGCTCATCGCCAGCGACGTCGACGGCACCCTGCTCACCCCGCAGGACCGGATCACCCCGCGGGTGCGTGACGCCATCGTCCGCGCCGTCGGCGAGGGCACCGAGGTGGCCCTGGCCACCGGCCGACCGCACCGCTGGATCTTCCCCGTCCTCGATCAGTTGCCCATCCGCCCGGTGTGCGTCACCGCCAACGGCGCCGTGCTCTACGACTCCGCCAATGACCGGGTCATCCGCTCCCACGTCCTCGACCCGGACACCATGGCCGAGATCCTCGAATCCGCCCGCGAGGCGTTCGCCCCCTTCGGCGGAATCTCCATCGGCTGCGAACGCGCCGGGGAATCGGCCTTCGACCCGGAGGAGGAGAGCTTCGTCGTCGACCCGAACTTCCTCCACACCTGGGAAGCCCAGGGTTTCGGCGTTCAGCCCGCCCACGAGGTCATCGCCGCCCCGGCGGTGAAACTGATACTCCGCAACGAGTCGATGACCGCGCCCGAGATGTACGAGGTGCTCTTCCCCTTCATCGACCCGGAGGTCGCCCACGTGACCTTCTCCATGAACGAGGGACTGCTCGAGGTCGCCGCCCCCGGCGTGACCAAGGCCCTCGGCGTGGCCACCCTCGCCGAGATGCACGGGGTGGACCAGGCGGATGTCGTCTGCGTCGGCGACATGCCCAACGACATCGAGATGCTCCAGTGGGCCGGCCTGGGCGTGGCCATGGGCAACGCCCGCCCCGAGGTCAAGGACGCCGCCGACCTGGTCACCGGCACCAACGAGGAATCCGGGGTGGCACAGCTGCTGGAACGTTGGTTCTAG
- a CDS encoding glycosyltransferase: MREMLQRILLPRRGEPHDVRSLYLQEAEQNKERLTWADRVTVTVPAGAEVSFETYFNAFPASYWRRWSQLDHVLLRMNVEGQASVDVYRSKIDGTRVSVDGQLVTDDIVEFSIPLSHFEDGGWLWFDVTAETTTTITEAGWYADVAPGPQTMPDGTQVGPFDKRATVGIPTFNRPADAVAALQALAEDPLVDAAIDAVIMPDQGNQHPADEPGYDEAVAHFGDRFHEFRQGNLGGSGGYSRIMYEALGDGAAGAAESPFILYMDDDIEIEPESILRSIQVARYAASPIIVGGQMLNLQERSQLRTMGEIVNRADFMWGPAQHAVTDHDFARYPLNYLGDPRDEKDPDAVNSRDLHRRIDVDYNGWWMSMIPRVVAQANGQPLPLFIKWDDNEYSLRAAKAGFPTVTWPGVAIWHMAWTDKDDAIDWQAYFHLRNRLIVAALNHDGPVDGLITSLRKSTFKHVMCLEYSTLAIQIEAMRDFLAGPDHLFDILESSLPRIAAIRKEYPDAVVLPTAADLPTASGAPGVPMKDKGGRLNKVRKVNWLLKGLKHSLRKEDPRHHDVPQANLSPDQARWFTLSRLDGATVTTAGNNGVAYRKRDRARAKELLAETWGLQDEVAERFDELRDAYRAALPDLVSRESWGEIFR, encoded by the coding sequence ATGCGGGAGATGCTCCAGCGCATCCTGCTGCCCAGGCGCGGCGAGCCGCATGACGTGCGCAGCCTCTACCTGCAGGAGGCCGAGCAGAACAAGGAGCGCCTGACCTGGGCGGACCGCGTGACCGTCACCGTTCCGGCGGGCGCGGAGGTCTCCTTCGAGACCTACTTCAACGCCTTCCCCGCCAGCTACTGGCGCCGCTGGTCCCAGCTGGACCACGTGCTCCTGCGGATGAACGTCGAGGGCCAGGCCAGCGTCGACGTCTACCGCTCGAAGATCGACGGCACCCGCGTGTCCGTCGACGGGCAGCTGGTCACCGACGACATCGTCGAGTTCAGCATCCCGCTGTCCCACTTCGAGGACGGTGGCTGGCTGTGGTTCGACGTCACCGCGGAGACCACCACCACCATCACCGAGGCCGGCTGGTACGCCGACGTCGCCCCCGGTCCGCAGACCATGCCGGACGGGACGCAGGTCGGGCCCTTCGACAAGCGCGCCACCGTGGGCATCCCCACCTTCAACCGCCCGGCCGACGCCGTCGCGGCACTGCAGGCCCTGGCCGAGGACCCGCTGGTCGACGCCGCCATCGACGCCGTCATCATGCCTGACCAGGGCAACCAGCACCCCGCCGACGAGCCCGGCTACGACGAGGCCGTCGCCCACTTCGGTGACCGCTTCCACGAGTTCCGCCAGGGCAACCTCGGAGGTTCCGGCGGCTACTCCCGCATCATGTACGAGGCCCTCGGTGACGGCGCGGCCGGTGCCGCCGAGTCCCCGTTCATCCTCTACATGGACGACGACATCGAGATCGAACCCGAGTCGATCCTGCGCTCCATCCAGGTCGCCCGCTACGCCGCCAGCCCCATCATCGTCGGCGGCCAGATGCTCAACCTGCAGGAACGCAGCCAGCTGCGGACCATGGGTGAGATCGTCAACCGCGCCGACTTCATGTGGGGCCCGGCCCAGCACGCCGTCACCGACCACGACTTCGCCCGCTACCCGCTGAACTACCTCGGCGACCCCCGCGACGAGAAGGACCCGGACGCCGTCAACTCCCGCGACCTGCACCGCCGCATCGACGTCGACTACAACGGCTGGTGGATGAGCATGATCCCGCGGGTCGTGGCACAGGCCAACGGCCAGCCGCTGCCGCTGTTCATCAAGTGGGACGACAACGAGTACTCCCTGCGCGCCGCCAAGGCCGGATTCCCCACCGTCACGTGGCCCGGCGTGGCCATCTGGCACATGGCGTGGACCGACAAGGACGACGCCATCGACTGGCAGGCCTACTTCCACCTGCGCAACCGCCTCATCGTCGCCGCCCTCAACCATGACGGCCCCGTCGACGGCCTCATCACCTCCCTGCGCAAGTCCACCTTCAAGCACGTCATGTGCCTGGAGTACTCCACCCTGGCCATCCAGATCGAGGCGATGCGGGACTTCCTCGCCGGTCCGGACCACCTCTTCGACATCCTCGAGTCCTCCCTGCCGCGCATCGCCGCGATCCGCAAGGAGTACCCGGACGCCGTGGTCCTGCCCACCGCCGCCGACCTGCCCACCGCCTCCGGCGCGCCGGGCGTGCCCATGAAGGACAAGGGCGGTCGCCTCAACAAGGTCCGCAAGGTCAACTGGCTGCTCAAGGGCCTCAAGCACTCGCTGCGCAAGGAGGACCCGCGCCACCACGACGTACCGCAGGCCAACCTCTCCCCGGACCAGGCCCGCTGGTTCACCCTCTCGCGTCTCGACGGCGCGACCGTCACCACCGCAGGCAACAACGGCGTCGCCTACCGCAAGCGCGACCGCGCGAGGGCGAAAGAACTCCTCGCCGAGACCTGGGGCCTGCAGGACGAGGTCGCCGAGCGCTTCGACGAGCTCCGCGACGCCTACCGCGCCGCCCTGCCGGACCTGGTCAGCCGCGAGTCCTGGGGGGAGATCTTCCGGTGA
- a CDS encoding low molecular weight phosphatase family protein produces MITPGSNITDRFAIVREDMHRRYGQYFYADTIDALLDEKIAQAKATAKIETFLPVTVEREVSSELEQRAEAAGRSGTARPEILFVCERNAGRSQLASAITHQAVGDRVFVRSVGLNPSGGIDPQVLEVLQERGVPTGHMYQKEIVPRTVHRASVVVLMGVDEVPGIPGDRVVRWDIADPAGQPIEKVREIADDVEAHVKNLLDELGKTNFNAA; encoded by the coding sequence ATGATCACTCCTGGCAGCAACATCACCGACCGTTTCGCCATCGTCCGCGAGGACATGCACCGCCGTTACGGTCAGTACTTCTACGCCGACACCATCGACGCGCTGCTCGACGAGAAGATCGCGCAGGCCAAGGCCACGGCCAAGATCGAGACGTTCCTCCCGGTCACCGTCGAGCGCGAGGTCTCCTCCGAGCTGGAGCAGCGCGCCGAGGCCGCCGGTCGTAGCGGTACCGCGCGTCCGGAGATCCTCTTCGTGTGTGAGCGCAACGCCGGCCGCTCGCAACTCGCCTCCGCCATCACGCACCAGGCGGTGGGTGACCGGGTGTTCGTCCGTTCCGTCGGACTCAATCCCTCCGGCGGCATCGACCCGCAGGTCCTCGAGGTGCTGCAGGAGCGTGGCGTGCCCACCGGGCACATGTACCAGAAGGAGATCGTGCCGCGCACGGTCCACCGCGCGTCCGTCGTCGTGCTCATGGGCGTGGACGAGGTCCCGGGCATCCCGGGTGACCGCGTCGTCCGCTGGGACATCGCCGATCCGGCCGGCCAGCCCATCGAGAAGGTCCGCGAGATCGCCGACGACGTGGAGGCCCACGTCAAGAACCTGCTCGACGAGCTGGGCAAGACCAACTTCAACGCCGCCTGA
- a CDS encoding phosphatase PAP2 family protein — protein MYPGSGFAPDDAVWGFFAPLPGQLPGMVTDVTVAVTTVTGPTAMAVLALLIAMVDYGRTRRWAVWLLPAAVLAANLASHLLKALIGRERPPEVYRLIVETSPAFPSGHATGVAAVAAVLTLWWWPRHRRGVTGVWVGAGIVCLTRLYLGVHWLTDIVGGIALGTGVALAVTGWMWRPRIGA, from the coding sequence GTGTACCCCGGTTCCGGATTCGCCCCAGACGATGCCGTCTGGGGCTTTTTCGCGCCCCTGCCCGGGCAGCTGCCGGGGATGGTCACCGACGTCACCGTCGCTGTGACCACCGTGACCGGCCCTACCGCGATGGCGGTCCTCGCGCTTCTCATCGCGATGGTCGACTACGGGCGCACCCGGCGGTGGGCGGTGTGGCTCCTGCCGGCGGCGGTCCTCGCCGCCAACCTGGCCAGCCACCTGCTCAAGGCACTCATCGGCCGGGAACGCCCACCTGAGGTGTACCGCCTCATCGTGGAGACGAGCCCGGCGTTTCCCTCCGGTCACGCCACCGGGGTGGCGGCGGTGGCGGCGGTGCTCACCCTGTGGTGGTGGCCGCGACACCGCCGGGGAGTCACCGGTGTGTGGGTGGGCGCGGGGATCGTCTGCCTCACGCGCCTGTACCTGGGCGTCCACTGGCTGACCGACATCGTCGGTGGCATCGCGCTGGGAACCGGGGTCGCGCTCGCCGTCACGGGGTGGATGTGGCGGCCTAGAATCGGCGCATGA
- the glf gene encoding UDP-galactopyranose mutase, with translation MTDTYDLIVVGSGLFGLTVAERAASQLGKRVLIVERRNHLGGNAYSEAEPETGIEIHKYGAHLFHTSNKKVWDYVNQFTDFTGYQHRVFAMHDGTAYQFPMGLGLINQFFGRYHSPDEARELIKEQASEIDSADATNLEEKAISLIGRPLYEAFIRDYTAKQWQTDPKNLPAANITRLPVRYTFNNRYFNDTYEGLPVDGYTAWLERMAEHELIDVSLDTDWFSVRDELRSASPDAPVVYTGPLDRYFDYSAGQLGWRTLDFNTEVLDTGDFQGTPVMNYNDAEVPYTRIHEFRHFHPEREDVYPKDKTVIMKEYSRFAEEGDEPYYPINTPDDREMLLAYRELAAAEARDNKVLFGGRLGTYQYLDMHMAIASALTLFENKLVPFYEEGVALEQERGH, from the coding sequence ATGACGGATACCTATGACCTCATCGTGGTGGGCTCGGGCCTGTTCGGCCTGACCGTGGCGGAGCGGGCGGCGAGCCAGCTGGGCAAGCGGGTGCTCATCGTCGAGCGCCGCAACCACCTGGGCGGCAACGCCTACTCGGAGGCAGAGCCGGAGACCGGCATCGAGATCCACAAGTACGGTGCGCACCTGTTCCACACCTCCAACAAGAAGGTGTGGGACTACGTCAACCAGTTCACCGACTTCACCGGGTACCAGCACCGCGTGTTCGCCATGCACGACGGCACCGCGTACCAGTTCCCCATGGGCCTGGGCCTGATCAACCAGTTCTTCGGCCGCTACCACTCCCCGGACGAGGCCCGCGAGCTCATCAAGGAGCAGGCCTCCGAGATCGACTCGGCCGACGCCACCAACCTGGAGGAGAAGGCGATCTCGCTCATCGGCCGCCCCCTCTACGAGGCGTTCATCCGCGACTACACCGCCAAACAGTGGCAGACCGACCCGAAGAACCTGCCGGCCGCCAACATCACCCGCCTGCCGGTGCGCTACACCTTCAACAACCGCTACTTCAACGACACCTACGAGGGGCTCCCCGTCGACGGCTACACCGCCTGGCTCGAGCGCATGGCGGAGCACGAGCTAATCGACGTCTCCCTGGACACCGACTGGTTCTCCGTCCGGGATGAGCTCCGCTCGGCGTCCCCGGACGCCCCGGTGGTCTACACCGGCCCGCTCGACCGCTACTTCGACTACTCCGCCGGCCAGCTCGGCTGGCGCACCCTCGACTTCAACACCGAGGTCCTCGATACCGGCGACTTCCAGGGCACCCCGGTGATGAACTACAACGACGCCGAGGTCCCCTACACCCGCATCCACGAGTTCCGTCACTTCCACCCCGAGCGGGAGGACGTGTACCCGAAGGACAAGACGGTGATCATGAAGGAGTACTCCCGCTTCGCCGAGGAAGGCGACGAGCCGTACTACCCGATCAACACCCCCGACGACCGCGAGATGCTCCTGGCCTACCGCGAGCTCGCCGCCGCCGAGGCCCGCGACAACAAGGTCCTGTTCGGTGGCCGCCTGGGCACCTACCAGTACTTGGACATGCACATGGCCATCGCGTCGGCGCTCACCCTGTTCGAGAACAAGCTCGTGCCGTTCTATGAGGAGGGCGTGGCCCTGGAGCAGGAGAGAGGGCACTAG
- a CDS encoding N-acetylmuramoyl-L-alanine amidase, which yields MQQRRRIATSRQASVSPTLAVVLSIALVVTAAFGGNQILQTQDAGSGPIDVSQATASFASGDNVVVDDAAIAAQGGEPGPRTVKEFTRDEEFSMFAVTWTGDRDIAAFVRSQNADGSWRQWYPAEPVGQSGPNGENGTELLFVEPTNTVQVSITGVDIYGDAPAPEIETYDQAPAEQAPAAEAPAAAPVAGIEAPAAPIADDAPAEEAPVEEAPVESADDGLAPLPTNYGDIQPVADIASPDDLDVVFIDGNAQEGGIDLATTSTSYGMPNVVSRAGWGANEGMRCRGTTIDPKVVAATVHHTAGSNNYTPAQAAGIMRGMYDYHARQLGWCDIGYNAVVDKYGTIYEGRFGGLDKAVQGAHVGGFNKGTFGISMMGNYDVAETTPAMIKSVGEMIGWKAAISGFNPTGRNQYYTQGFQGSKYPAGTTANLPNIFAHRDAHNNACPGRYGYAQMDNIRAHAMTKYNAIKGGAVVPDQPTNPTPPSTPSNPGTPSNPAPNPPAPTQPAPTRPAPSPNNALATLSSAANGDTNAILAVFGTVAAIAVTALAAGGSLPDGVSRIGDVEVLDGVKITDLKPVVDTLVSMSGDSEIEQTWNRVSTTVGPVLGNPRGGITPTAGAAGTQYALFDNGIILDSDETQARALWGTVADTWAAQGFDLGPLGLPLSDQYSEGDLVRVDFQGGYITVDPATGDVDVKLT from the coding sequence GTGCAGCAACGACGCCGAATCGCCACGTCCCGGCAGGCCAGCGTCAGTCCGACGCTGGCTGTCGTCCTGTCCATCGCCCTCGTGGTCACCGCCGCGTTCGGTGGCAACCAGATCCTCCAGACCCAGGACGCCGGCTCCGGCCCCATCGACGTGTCCCAGGCGACCGCATCCTTCGCCTCCGGTGACAACGTCGTGGTCGACGATGCCGCCATCGCCGCCCAGGGCGGCGAACCTGGCCCCCGCACCGTCAAGGAATTCACCCGCGACGAAGAATTCTCCATGTTCGCGGTGACCTGGACCGGCGACCGCGACATCGCCGCCTTCGTCCGCTCCCAGAACGCCGACGGCTCCTGGCGCCAGTGGTACCCGGCCGAGCCGGTCGGCCAGTCGGGCCCCAACGGCGAGAACGGCACCGAGCTGCTCTTCGTCGAACCGACCAACACCGTCCAGGTCTCCATCACCGGCGTCGACATCTACGGCGACGCCCCGGCCCCCGAGATCGAGACCTACGACCAGGCGCCCGCCGAGCAGGCCCCGGCCGCCGAGGCTCCCGCCGCCGCCCCGGTGGCCGGCATTGAGGCCCCGGCTGCGCCGATTGCTGATGACGCGCCCGCGGAGGAGGCCCCGGTCGAGGAAGCCCCGGTCGAGTCCGCCGACGACGGACTGGCTCCCCTGCCCACCAACTACGGTGACATCCAGCCGGTCGCGGACATCGCGTCCCCGGACGATCTCGACGTGGTGTTCATCGACGGCAACGCCCAGGAGGGCGGCATCGACCTGGCCACCACCTCCACCTCCTACGGAATGCCCAACGTGGTCTCCCGCGCAGGCTGGGGCGCCAACGAGGGCATGCGCTGCCGAGGCACCACCATCGACCCCAAGGTCGTCGCCGCCACCGTCCACCACACCGCCGGCTCCAACAACTACACCCCGGCCCAGGCTGCCGGCATTATGCGCGGCATGTACGACTACCACGCCCGCCAGCTCGGGTGGTGCGACATCGGCTACAACGCCGTCGTGGACAAGTACGGCACCATCTACGAGGGTCGCTTCGGTGGCCTGGACAAGGCCGTCCAGGGTGCCCACGTCGGCGGCTTCAACAAGGGCACCTTCGGCATCTCCATGATGGGCAACTACGACGTCGCCGAGACGACCCCCGCCATGATCAAGTCCGTCGGCGAGATGATCGGCTGGAAGGCCGCGATCTCCGGCTTCAATCCGACCGGCCGCAACCAGTACTACACCCAGGGCTTCCAGGGCTCGAAGTACCCGGCGGGCACCACCGCCAACCTGCCGAACATCTTCGCCCACCGCGACGCCCACAACAACGCCTGCCCGGGCCGCTACGGCTACGCCCAGATGGACAACATCCGTGCCCACGCGATGACCAAGTACAACGCCATCAAGGGCGGGGCGGTCGTCCCGGATCAGCCGACCAACCCCACCCCGCCGAGCACCCCGTCGAACCCGGGAACTCCGTCGAACCCGGCACCGAACCCGCCGGCCCCGACCCAGCCCGCTCCGACGCGCCCGGCGCCGTCCCCGAACAACGCGCTGGCCACGCTGAGCAGCGCCGCCAACGGTGACACCAACGCCATCCTCGCCGTGTTCGGCACCGTCGCCGCCATCGCCGTCACGGCCCTGGCCGCCGGCGGTTCCCTGCCCGACGGCGTCTCCCGCATCGGTGACGTCGAGGTGCTCGACGGTGTCAAGATCACCGACCTCAAGCCGGTCGTGGACACCCTCGTGTCCATGTCGGGCGACTCCGAGATCGAGCAGACCTGGAACCGCGTCTCCACCACCGTCGGCCCGGTCCTGGGTAACCCGCGCGGCGGCATCACCCCGACCGCCGGTGCCGCAGGCACGCAGTACGCGCTCTTCGACAACGGCATCATCCTCGACTCGGACGAGACCCAGGCGCGCGCCCTGTGGGGCACCGTCGCCGACACCTGGGCCGCCCAGGGCTTCGACCTCGGCCCGCTGGGCCTGCCGCTCAGCGACCAGTACTCCGAGGGTGACCTGGTCCGAGTGGACTTCCAGGGTGGCTACATCACCGTCGATCCGGCCACCGGTGACGTGGACGTGAAGCTCACCTAG
- a CDS encoding three-helix bundle dimerization domain-containing protein produces MIDTTFSLVRRDLYGRYGHTCASQVIDTILDEVIAEHEATATVTDFLPVLVAREASERIEHYLWTHGDVGTPRKRILFAHRGDAAVAVLAAGLARRLSDNAVVATVADTHPENRENSLIEWIIDERGLDHASTVTRRQDRTLDAPDVVVYLGMDEEADLPGRRYVHWHVASTEGMDIETGRRLADELEGAVGRLLADLDVRVVSRDAERLAA; encoded by the coding sequence ATGATCGACACCACCTTCTCCCTCGTCCGCCGCGACCTCTACGGCCGCTACGGCCACACCTGCGCCTCGCAGGTCATCGACACCATCCTCGACGAGGTCATCGCCGAGCACGAGGCCACCGCGACCGTCACCGACTTCCTGCCTGTCCTCGTCGCCCGGGAGGCGTCCGAGCGGATCGAGCACTACCTGTGGACCCACGGGGACGTCGGTACGCCACGAAAGCGGATCCTCTTCGCCCACCGCGGTGACGCCGCCGTCGCCGTCCTCGCCGCCGGCTTGGCCCGCCGCCTCTCCGACAACGCCGTCGTGGCCACCGTCGCCGACACTCACCCGGAGAACCGCGAGAACTCCCTCATCGAGTGGATCATCGACGAGCGCGGCCTCGACCACGCCTCCACCGTCACCCGTCGCCAGGACCGGACCCTGGACGCCCCCGACGTCGTCGTCTACCTGGGCATGGACGAGGAGGCCGACCTGCCGGGGCGCCGCTACGTCCACTGGCACGTCGCCTCCACCGAGGGCATGGACATCGAGACCGGCCGTCGCCTCGCCGATGAGCTCGAGGGCGCCGTCGGCCGTCTGCTCGCCGACCTGGACGTCCGGGTCGTCTCCCGTGACGCCGAGCGCCTCGCGGCTTAA
- a CDS encoding DUF5129 domain-containing protein: MRRLLLAVAAAVTVAAGSAPLLVDAAVPATAATPAPASGQVTAPAAQRSVEIVDLAGELSESDERMLGNKTPEITLPADVTQVTYILFPDNDDNLNDTVRAFAEDERSDLITAERDKWAEGQLIVAVGLDPRRMGVYCGDDVCASVGIYDSGRLDGILDRMEGPLRDGNWAAGLLQGAIASGDPSARRDGGSGGSGGSGDGGAGWLGWAIGGGTGALALGVGGVAVASMRRKQVADARDQFDEVQRDYGRVAQDLQAIDVRAHSLTSPWPMTHCAGSGRTSRPASSASTPPSTSSTG, from the coding sequence ATGAGACGTCTCCTCCTCGCCGTGGCAGCCGCTGTCACCGTCGCCGCGGGTTCCGCTCCGCTGCTTGTCGACGCCGCCGTGCCCGCCACCGCCGCCACGCCTGCGCCGGCATCCGGGCAGGTGACGGCCCCGGCGGCCCAACGGTCGGTGGAGATCGTCGACCTGGCGGGCGAGCTGTCCGAGTCCGATGAGCGGATGCTGGGCAACAAGACCCCGGAGATCACCCTGCCCGCGGATGTGACGCAGGTGACCTACATTCTGTTCCCGGACAATGACGACAATCTCAATGACACCGTCCGCGCCTTCGCCGAGGATGAACGCTCCGACCTCATCACCGCCGAACGGGACAAGTGGGCCGAAGGCCAGCTCATCGTCGCCGTCGGCCTCGACCCGCGTCGCATGGGCGTGTACTGCGGTGATGACGTCTGTGCCTCGGTGGGCATCTACGACTCGGGGCGCCTCGACGGCATCCTCGACCGGATGGAGGGCCCGCTGCGCGACGGCAACTGGGCCGCCGGCCTGCTCCAGGGCGCGATCGCCTCGGGTGACCCGTCCGCCCGGCGCGACGGCGGTTCCGGTGGTTCCGGTGGCTCCGGTGACGGCGGTGCCGGCTGGCTCGGCTGGGCCATCGGCGGCGGCACCGGCGCCCTCGCCCTTGGTGTCGGCGGTGTGGCCGTCGCGTCCATGCGGCGCAAGCAGGTCGCCGACGCCCGGGACCAGTTCGACGAGGTGCAGCGGGACTACGGTCGCGTGGCCCAGGATCTGCAGGCCATCGACGTCCGCGCCCACTCGTTGACCTCTCCCTGGCCAATGACGCATTGCGCGGGCAGTGGGAGGACGTCAAGACCGGCTTCCTCGGCCTCAACACCACCTTCGACGAGCTCGACGGGTTGA
- the glpK gene encoding glycerol kinase GlpK: MTGPHPKKYVAAIDHGTTSTRCVIVDHDGEVVSSAQVEHRQIMPRQGWVEHDAMEIWSNTRHAVAEAMVDIDVSPADVVALGLTNQRETAVVWDKSTGRPIHHAIVWQDTRTSAVAGDDPRRWLDRTGLLASSYSAGPKIAWILDHVDGARERAEAGELLAGTMDTWLLWNLTGGASGDDGEPAVHATDVTNASRTLLMDLRTRQWDEELCAELGVPPQILPEIRPSVGEFGHVRRRGTLSGVPITGVLGDQQSAMFGQGCFEVGDAKNTYGTGLFLLLNTGTEPTVSEHGLLSTVLYEIDGEDPVYALEGSVAVGGSLIQWLRDQLGIISSAAEVERLAAEVEDSGGVVIVPAFSGLFAPRWRSDARGVIVGLTRFADRRHLARAALEATALQTREVASAMVADSGIEFTQLRVDGGMTANDLLMQLQADILDAEVIRPANIETTAMGAAFAAGLGVGYWGSLDEVCGLQKADRSWSPEWTAQEREEMVARWNRAVERSLDWEQSGEPDPVGQASN, translated from the coding sequence ATGACGGGCCCGCATCCGAAGAAGTATGTCGCCGCGATCGACCACGGGACGACCTCCACACGCTGTGTCATCGTCGACCACGACGGGGAGGTGGTCTCTTCCGCTCAGGTGGAGCATCGGCAGATCATGCCGCGCCAGGGCTGGGTCGAACATGACGCGATGGAGATCTGGTCGAACACCCGCCACGCCGTCGCCGAGGCGATGGTGGACATCGACGTCTCCCCAGCCGATGTGGTGGCGCTGGGTCTGACCAACCAGCGCGAGACCGCTGTTGTGTGGGACAAGTCGACGGGCCGCCCCATCCATCACGCGATCGTGTGGCAGGACACGCGTACCTCCGCTGTCGCCGGCGATGATCCCCGTCGCTGGCTCGACCGCACCGGCCTGCTGGCCAGTTCCTACTCCGCCGGCCCGAAGATCGCGTGGATCCTCGACCACGTCGACGGGGCCCGTGAGCGCGCCGAGGCCGGGGAGCTGCTCGCCGGCACGATGGACACGTGGCTGTTGTGGAACCTCACGGGCGGGGCGAGCGGTGACGACGGCGAACCCGCCGTCCACGCCACCGACGTCACCAACGCCTCCCGCACCCTGCTCATGGACCTGCGCACGCGGCAGTGGGACGAGGAACTGTGCGCCGAGCTCGGTGTTCCACCGCAGATTCTTCCGGAGATCCGCCCCTCGGTCGGCGAGTTCGGCCACGTCCGCCGCCGAGGCACCCTGTCCGGGGTCCCCATCACCGGTGTACTCGGCGACCAGCAGTCGGCGATGTTCGGCCAGGGCTGCTTCGAGGTCGGCGATGCGAAGAACACCTACGGCACCGGCCTGTTCCTTCTGCTCAACACGGGTACAGAACCGACGGTCAGCGAGCACGGGCTGCTCAGCACCGTCCTCTACGAGATCGACGGGGAGGATCCCGTCTACGCGCTCGAGGGCTCGGTGGCCGTCGGCGGCTCCCTCATCCAGTGGCTGCGCGACCAGCTGGGCATCATCTCCTCGGCCGCAGAGGTGGAACGGCTGGCCGCCGAGGTCGAGGACAGCGGGGGAGTGGTCATCGTCCCGGCGTTCTCCGGACTGTTTGCTCCGCGTTGGCGTTCCGACGCCCGCGGCGTCATCGTCGGTCTCACCCGTTTCGCCGATCGTCGCCACCTCGCCCGCGCGGCCCTGGAGGCCACCGCCCTGCAGACCCGGGAGGTCGCCAGCGCGATGGTCGCCGACTCCGGCATCGAGTTCACCCAGTTGCGTGTCGACGGTGGCATGACCGCCAACGACCTGCTCATGCAGCTGCAGGCCGACATTCTCGACGCCGAGGTCATCCGCCCCGCCAACATCGAGACCACCGCCATGGGCGCGGCTTTCGCCGCCGGCCTGGGCGTCGGCTACTGGGGCTCCCTCGACGAGGTCTGCGGCCTGCAGAAAGCCGACCGCTCCTGGTCGCCCGAGTGGACGGCGCAGGAGCGGGAGGAGATGGTGGCCCGGTGGAACCGGGCCGTCGAGCGTTCCCTGGACTGGGAACAGTCCGGGGAGCCTGACCCGGTGGGCCAGGCGTCCAACTAG
- a CDS encoding VOC family protein, producing the protein MTTWMTPYLQFPGTAREAMTFYHSVFGGHLDLLTGAEFGIPDAGETIMHAHLTIDGGWSVLASDCEDTGGTGDGDPSRSLCIGSDVPAPAALEWFEALAADGGEVLMPLADQAWGSVYGQVRDRFGIRWMFNLAAG; encoded by the coding sequence ATGACCACCTGGATGACTCCCTACCTGCAGTTTCCCGGCACAGCCCGGGAGGCGATGACCTTCTACCACTCCGTCTTCGGCGGACACCTCGACCTGCTCACCGGTGCCGAGTTCGGCATCCCGGACGCGGGGGAGACGATCATGCACGCCCACCTGACCATCGACGGCGGATGGAGCGTCCTCGCCTCGGACTGTGAGGACACCGGTGGCACCGGCGACGGGGACCCCTCGCGCAGCCTGTGCATCGGCTCGGACGTGCCCGCCCCGGCGGCGCTCGAGTGGTTCGAGGCGCTGGCCGCGGACGGTGGTGAGGTACTCATGCCGTTGGCGGATCAGGCGTGGGGTTCGGTGTACGGGCAGGTCCGGGACCGCTTCGGCATTCGGTGGATGTTCAATCTCGCTGCGGGATGA